AATGCAGGCCACAACACGTCGAAGCATTGATGACGTAAGACGTCGAATGACGTTAGGCGTAATATGTTGCCATTCCTCGCCAAGACATTGTTCCAGTTCTTGAACGGTGGTAGGTGGCGCTGGGCGTCTTCTGACATGCCGATCCAGGTAGTCCCATAGGTGCTCGATCGGATTCATGTCCGGGGACATCGCTGGCCATGGCAACACAACGACGTTGGCGTTCTGAAGGAAGTCGTTTGTGAGGCTGTATGGGGTCTTGTGTTGTCGTGCTGGAAGACAATACCACGTGGCTGTTGCCGGataaatggagtgagtgagtgagtgagtgagtttggttttacgccacactcagcaatatttcagctatatggcggcggtatgtaaataatcgagtctggaccagacaatacagtgatcaacaacatgagcatcgatctgcgcaattgggaaccgatgacatgtgtcaaccaagtcagcgcgcctgaccacccgatcccgggaccttcacgggtccggatAAATGGAATCACAACTGGTCGCAAAACCTCGTTTCTGTATCTTAGTGCATTCAGGTTGCCAAGTGGCGTTTTGAGATCACCGCagatccctccccacaccatcacaCTACCGGCTCCAAACGGTCTGGCCTCCTGAACGCAGTTTGGTGCTAACCGTTCACCGACATGTCCGTGAACATCACAAGCTGCCAATCACGCATCTGCCATCGTAAAGCTCGCGGTGCACACCACGGTAGGGGCGATGTGCTCGAATACCACGTTCCCTTAGTCGTCGGTACACTGTGTGTCGACTGATGCGTTGTTCTAGTGCCGTCGTTGCCGTTGACGTCGCCGTCACAAAACGATCCCTCAGATGAATTGTCCTGATGTGGCGGTCCTCAGCTGGCGTTGTGACACGTGGTCGACCACTCCTAGGCCTGTCTGATGTACGGCCTCTCTGCCTCAAACGCTGCATAAGTCTCGTCACAGTTTTTCGGGAACAGCCGAAGGTTCTTGCAATGACGGCGTTATTGGCTCCCTGTTGCGCCATTCCCATAGCTCTCTTTCCATCTGGCTCAAACGTGGCCTAGTTCTTCTGTTTTTCTGTCGACTACGTTGCTAACGTGTCCCGCACACTGTTTTATGCCGTCatcatgcacgtgcatttcgtgTCACATCAGAAACTGCGGTTTTTTTTTACTTCTCGCGGCGTTTGTGCGGTTCGTTCccttatttcacattttgtttaagAAAAGAATTCGCTTATCCATGTGTGGGATGGATCAATATGGTTTTATCACTTAATTTTTACTTTTTTGAATTCTCATGTAATAGTTTTAGGTGGGACGGAATTTTTGAGCACTAGTTTACATTTGTAGAACGTCTTATATCCACCTTAAATAATTAAAGATAAATCTCGGTGGCACAAAGAGCAAATTGTACGACAAGCGCAGACACCTTCACCATGGTTAACCCAAGCTGTCAGTAAAAGGTTAACACTGTCATATGACCATTTTATCCCAGCTGATTTGAgacctggggctcctttcacgaaacaacctttactaaggttaaccttaactcccattctttaatattgcactaaggttatcatagtgacttacgatcacctcagttcttcgtgaaaggagcccctggacCCTGTGGCCAAGACTATCAGTTCAGCAATTCCAACGAATGAGTCAGCAAACATCTTCACATATGACACAAATCGAATCCGGGCGTTTGGTCTGACGAGAAGACATCTTCTAAAGTTTGATAATGACTCCCTAACAACTCAGATGCGCTACCTGACGTCTGATAATCACATGTGCCACCCTCTATACACTATACACCCTCAGTCAGCTGTTTGTGATATATACAGAGAGTGGAGTAGTAtgtatactagccacataaagaaactgtgcacacAGAAAATGCATTCAGAACTGGAACACTGGAAATTCAATGATGTACGTGCCTTATAAACTGAAGTATCGGTCCACAAGAGAACATGAACAATATCCATACAGTTGACGTCAGAAGTTCAGAATCACCTGTTATGTGCAGCTGCAAAGGCTGCACCCGCAGTAACACACTTCAgggcctcatttcacaaagcgctaaggtgatcgtaagtcactgtGAAACCTTGgcgcaatgttaaagaataggagttaaggttaaccttagtaaaagtTGCTTCGTGAAAAGGTCCATGGGCGACCATCAATTACGTCACGTCGTCTGGGACGTGTATGAACGTTTGATTGTCTCCAGTACTTGCTGTGTTCACACCtgtatttatgtacaaaacactTCCAGCGTTAATACTTTCGGTGTGCACAGTTTCTTTGCGAGTTTGAATGGGTATAGTTTTCCACCTCTTaaatcaatattccatcaacatcgTGGCGAGCAAACCAGAAAACATATGaggaatcgagcccgggtcttcgccgtgacgagcgaacgctttgccACCATGCTACCCCATCGCTCCTGTATATATTGAACTAGATCAACATAAAAGTTAATAACTTCAAAAATGACGCAGCGAGTGTTTCAGATTCTGATAACAACGCCTCCTACCACTCAGATACCTGACAAGGAATATAGAAGCGAAGTCGTCTACATGTTAGCCAGATGGATGGTCTATTGCCTAATACGCCGGTCTAGACACTGTAATTAGTCTAGGGTGTGAAACTGACGCAGAGTCTTAACGTACTGCTATATTGCCAGACACCTCACTATCACACATCCGATTTGGTAGTCACAGGGATCTTTTGAGTTACCTGATCCAAAACCGACCCCTTTCATCTCAGGCACAGCAATTACCACCCGCAGATTTGTCTCCCTTAGGCGTGTCAGTAACCTGTGATGGGTTTCGAACTTTCTATATCAGGCTTCTATTCCACTCATCAACTGACATGAAGGGTCAGtgggtggttaaagcgttcagtcGTCCAAGGCGCGGGTTCGAtatcccacatggatacaatgtgtgaagttcatttctagtgtcctcgagatctccagggtatacgttccgataagtctccacgatgcatttctggtgatattgctggaatattggtggaatattgctgaaagctatgtaaaactaaactcactcactcactcactcaaatgacaTGATTTCCATTAATTTAATCAGCATTTATCTGATCTAATTCATCTCAAACAGACTTGCAAGGACTACAAACATGTACTGGAAATTTTGAAAACAGGCCCAGATGACAAAACCTCTGGAAAACAGGTAACTTCCATATCTTCATATTCAAAACAGATGTATATCGCCCGTGCTAATATTTAGCTTTATTTGCGCTATTTATCTGTTATTACATGCAAATATATGCTGTAATGATGCCTTTTCTCTTTAGCCGAGGGCTATGTTTGGACCACATTATACACCTTTATCTATCAAGCCACACCACCGCTCCAGGGGTGAAATGGGACACTTATGATAATGGACAAATAACTACAAATAACATTATTTGTTATTAGGCTATGTGAAAACAAATCTATAAATTAAAACCCAAATTTAAAATTTCTCAAAGCAACTGATTAAGCGGCATAGCTTTCTTTCAGTAACGTTGTTTACGGATATGACAGGTAAGCTCAGTTAACGTTTTTTTTGTCGCATagtatactattattatttaaCAAACAATTCATCACATGACCGTTTTGGAATTTCGTTTAtcagagttatcccccttgaaCTGACAGCGGTAAATCTGGTTGATAAGACTTCAACTTGAGATAAGAGACCATTATACCTGCTTCACTGAGGCTATGGTAACGACAATCCCCGTCTTCTGCACGTCCTCGTTTGTAACACGACGTCGTCCGCATACAGACCTATTCGCTTGAACAGATTCTATAGCGTTTTACAAATATCAGTTGTCAAGAAACTGACATGACTATTGTTGGAATTCCTATTTCTACGACCCGTGCATTGACTCGAAATACGAAGTCAGATATCTCAGTGGTAATGACTACATATACAGGGATGACGCGGAAGGGCaggtgaaaatatttcatttacatgaCTAGATACCTAATTGTGATAAACGTCTTTAAAGATGTTTATAAACGTTTGTTAGGGATTTTCTGTGTATCCAGGGCGTAAACCTGTTTGGATGTT
This portion of the Haliotis asinina isolate JCU_RB_2024 chromosome 10, JCU_Hal_asi_v2, whole genome shotgun sequence genome encodes:
- the LOC137298696 gene encoding uncharacterized protein, with product MAQQGANNAVIARTFGCSRKTVTRLMQRLRQRGRTSDRPRSGRPRVTTPAEDRHIRTIHLRDRFVTATSTATTALEQRISRHTVYRRLRERGIRAHRPYRGVHRELYDGRCVIGSL